From Erigeron canadensis isolate Cc75 chromosome 5, C_canadensis_v1, whole genome shotgun sequence:
TATCCCTGTCATTGTTTCGTCTATGCTAGCAGATTAAAAGTCATGTATGCACAAGGATTTTAAGCTTCATGTGTGGTTCCTGTTATTATGTCAAAATGGGATGTAATAAATTGGCATCAATGTTGTCAAAACAAATAAGAATATTGTTTCTTAACATGTTTTAGCATTAATGTTGAAAAAAGACATGTTTTAGCATTTGCAATACAAAGCTTTCTGTCCGTCTTAAATTCATTATACATTTTAGGTTACTACTGCTTTAGCAATACAAAGCTTTCTGTCCGTCTTAAATAGTCTTAAAGTAGATAGTAATTTTGGcacataaaaaataatcaaaacctaGAATATATGTgtcaaatttgaattttaatacCACTGCACAATTTTTAAATCTGCATTCTGatctattatataataactaaacataATGTACACATTTAATTTTTAACTAGATTGGACGATATATGAACATTCATTACAAAAAGCTGTACACCGCTAACCATGTTTCTCACAAGACGCTTTTTTGCTACTCCAAATTATGTACAAACCTTTCATTAACGCATAAcaaaattcttaataaaattaacacAGCCATGCAAAATCCTATTCCTACTATGCATTATATTCATTATGGGTTGTCACCCTAAAAaattacagaaaaaaaaaaaaaaaattattggccAAAGCTTCTACCttaaaaacaaccaaaatgAACCATCAAACAGATTTCTCAAACCTTTCTTCCTCACTGTCAACGCAAACCTGTCCCAACTGTGAATAAACTCGAAAACGGACCCAAGTTTGAAAAGAGTGAGGGTGGAGATGGCTTTACAACAATGTGAAAACTGTTCGGACCAAATGGGTCTGACATTGTGACCCGGccaaagaataaaaagtaaagatatAACCTTTCAGAATCAAAATGTCATGTAACTTGGGAAAAGTTCAATCATCTTGTCTAAGGTCTCGGGCAAGAACTTTCTTGCAAATAAGTAACACGGTCGGTTTATGCCATTCCACATACAAGGCGTAACTGTAGTTACCCgctgaaagagaaaaaaagttatatgctTGAGACTTCGTTTTCAAATAAGAAAAAACCctgagaaaagaaagaaaacatagACGAATTAACAGAAATATACCTTTAGATTGCTTGATTCATGAACACTTTCAGTAATAGACTGCAAAATTCACACAAACAAAATGAGTTAAGCTAGTAAAAATCTAAGTGGAACATTAAGTTCACAAAATATTTCGGATGGAAAATTTTGAATGTATTTCCACTTATCCCCCAAACTTAAACAGCCAAACAAGCcaatattacaattaaataGCTTTGGCACTTTTCAGGGTGGACGAAATATAAAGAACGAATATATATGGTGCAATTTATAAAAGCTTGTGGGATTGAGAAAGAGGATTAATACCGCGAGATTTTTGATAAGCTTGTAAGATACATCCTTCTGTCCGTATGATTTCGGATGCCATTTTCGTTCAGACCAATCAACATGCGTCACCGACCAATTTGCTATCCCGTTAGGATCAAACATCTACACGATTAAATCATAAGATTTCATCAAGTTCAAAGTAATAGTTATTCAGATGTGCTATGTCCGTTTTAGAAAGAGTCCACATTTGACTTTCGTCAAACTTGAGTTTGAAAAGCAATGGGTTTGAATTTGAAATGGAGTACCAAAATTGTCTAGGAATAAGACggaacaataaaaaaaattccaaattcCCTCACATGGAAAAAGGTTGGCAAATAATGTTCATCTGCATAACAATTGCGCCCATCCATACCAGGCTGTagtacagaaaaaaaaaaagctacaatcaaataaataaactcTAACCGATAAATACAAACTATAAAATCTAAACCAaggaattaaaaaatatttacccTGCAATAGTCTCTGAACTTTGTATAGTATAGATTATCAGCCATAACTATGACCGCATGTTGACGTTTCATCGTGAACCACtacacaaaaaagaaaatccaaCATTAAAACTTACGGTGAACTTTGGATACtaaaaataaattgataaaaaagAATAGGATCCAAAATAGTCTATCATGAAGCTTTCTAAACAATCTCAAGCCACATATGCCTATACAACAGTACCGAAAGCTTAATGACTTTTCTAAACAATCTCAAGCCAACTTTTCTAAACTCAGAAGTAGAACTTGTCTATTCAGACTCTGACAAGTGTGCGGATTTCAAATTTGAAACTATTTTAAGAAAAGTTGAAGTTACGATCATCAATTTTCAGAGTCAGAATAGACAAGTTCTACTTCTGAGTATTTTCATAAGAATCAGTTTTGTGCTGcaacaaaaactaattatctGAAGATAAAACAATATACCCAAGTACCCTTAATGACTTTTACTCTCTTTTCCTAAAAGCACTCcctatttcatataaaaaatgtCCTAGGTCATTCTAAAGCTCATGTGATTAATCTCTTAATACTTATATTAGTCGATTATCTTATCCAGGTAATACAATacaaatatcattatttaagcTAAAGACATCCAAATACCCCTTAATGCACTTCATAAAGCTCGATACACGGgctacaataaaataaaatagaaaacctGAGCGCCCTTCCTAAAGAATTTCTTTTCGACTTCAGGTAACATATGCTCTGAGTAACGACCACTTCCATGTGGACCAGGATCCTCAAAGCTGAAAAaattagatatagataaatcATTTCTTTATACAGAAAGTGTGGTAATTCGATAAGAAATTAacagagttaaaaaaaaaaaaaaaaagtgagctACATTATAAATTCTTCTGATGGCAACCCTACTACTTCATGCTAACAAGATCATTAAGAATTTCATTGCTAACGTGACCCAATATGTGTGTGAGTGTGTGACTATTAATATCTATAAATCAAGGCTATGCAGGGGCAAACATCTTAATTTCTAAGTTAACTAGCAATACTTTTGACAAGTGACAACGAATATCAAATGCGTAGCTTTCTTCTGAAACAGGGATATAGTAAATTCAAAAGGAGTGTACTAACCTGTCAATAAAGCTGACATTTGTGTACATGAGATAATTGTACACATAATCAAAATCACGCAATGGTATACAGCTGAAAACAAAATTCGATAGCAATTCAGATACTAATTATCTCAGACAATATGGACAATTCATAGAGAGTAGAGGTGGAAAGATGGGCAAGTGGTGAACCAAAATGGGTAACTTTCTACCTGTCTAGTTGGCTTGACCAAAAACACATTTTACCCAAGAAATTCAAACTTTCTAACAGACTTAGTGTGAGACATATGCTTAAAATGTTTAGATTATTCCAAAACTAATATGTATGTATTCAGTAAAATGATTTAGGAAGTTTTATGCCTTGAGGAGTATTCAGTTTGAATGTTTGGAAATTGCAGGAAGGAGAATGAAAATGATACATGGTGTTTGTTCCAAGGGATGGGTTTCAGAAAAACCACACAACAATTCAACAAAGGATTCTTTGAACTTAGCTAAAGGATTGTGTTTTATGAATACACGTAAAGAGAAACCTAAACACACCACCTACATCTACACATCTAGCGACTTTCAACTTGCCTGGCCTATCTAACCATTTCCTTTAGctatgttttaattatttattttaccgATTTGGTCCAAATTGgcaaattgccacctctacatGCACCACACTAAAGGCAGTTCATGCACCAAGGGTTAAAAGTCTTGCTATAAAAAAGTGCAAAGAATTGCCATAAATTTCTCAATACTTTCATGTGAGTTTTAGGTATAGAAAGCCACTACCTGTCAGAAAGTAACACAAAATGCTGATTGTCAGGGTCTTTCAATGCATTAGCCAAAAGTCGTTTCTCAGCATCAACCATTGAAATTTTCCCCCAATCTACCTGCACAAAATATCAACCAATGATGACAGGTGTTAACTTTATTTAAAGGGATCATTATTATTCAACAATTATGTAGGTTGGTGTGCTGAGTAGCTAAGTGAAAACAGGTCGTCTTTTGTACCTACAAACCCTTTTTTTGTAAACTTCATCCAAAATTCTCTAAATTGGATTATTGCCAAAAATACATTGTTAAGCATTCACTTTTAAAACTCTCCAACAGGTTTGACCCATTCAACTCATATGTCTATTCTATTTGATACATTGGGGGATTAACCACAGCCCAAATCAAGTAATCTAAAGGTATATTGAACAAAATCACCacttttaatgttaaaaacctTCACATTTCTGATCCCTATTTGCATTAAGGGATATGCTGTTCAGTTTTAAAACCATCGGATACTGTGCAAACAGCTATATGTATACATAGTATATACAAAAGAAATATTCTACAATGTATGTACAAACCTTGTCACTACGAATTTCCCGATTCTGGAAGAAACGGCTAGAATGGACTGGTTTAACTCTAGATGCATGAATATGAATGGTAAATCTACCTTCATGACCCTGCAATATGTAAGGCATCAACTATCAAGTAGATCATCAacactaataataaaaaaacaaacaaaaaaagaattGATCTGGGGAGGAGTCTTTAAGTGATTATCCCAAATAGAGAATCAAAAATGATATAGTCCTataacttgacattcaagtgtTTTAAGCCTGGTATGGCTAGGTAACTACGGTAATGTTTGTTTAGCACTCAATGgactaaattaaaatatattaattggcTAAGTCATATAATAgatgtttgtttatataaagtCTCCTATAACATTCAGATTTCAAAACTTCCAGATTTACCCTTGAATAATTGCCCCGGCAATTAGGTTCTTCAAGCAGCACCTTCAACTTAATTGGTTTGTGTTATCGTATTTGGCATGCTACCtatttatcaaaacttaaaCTCTTGGTAAAAAAAAGGTGTTAAATGTCCACCCATCCTAAACAGAAGAAACAACTCCCACTTTgactcattacccaacccaGTATCCACACACAAACTGATAGATTTCTGCATCCAAGCACCTTCTTGGATTGTAATAAACGAAAATTCTTACAGAACCAAgatatatttgtacataaatGTGGTCAACTTCATACCTGAAAAAATTTCTCCCACAATCTCTCAAAAGCCAATGATCCAGGACTCAAAAACATAAAAGCAATCTTAGGATTTTTCGTTTCAATTGGTGGATTATTCAGCAAATTCTTAA
This genomic window contains:
- the LOC122599366 gene encoding glycosyltransferase BC10-like, whose protein sequence is MGLKDMQTLSPTRQRSPLKKPMWIIILLALVSVFLVVVYVHPPRDSTACYIFSSSSCKTISSWLPPPERQLSDEEIASRIVVKNLLNNPPIETKNPKIAFMFLSPGSLAFERLWEKFFQGHEGRFTIHIHASRVKPVHSSRFFQNREIRSDKVDWGKISMVDAEKRLLANALKDPDNQHFVLLSDSCIPLRDFDYVYNYLMYTNVSFIDSFEDPGPHGSGRYSEHMLPEVEKKFFRKGAQWFTMKRQHAVIVMADNLYYTKFRDYCRPGMDGRNCYADEHYLPTFFHMFDPNGIANWSVTHVDWSERKWHPKSYGQKDVSYKLIKNLASITESVHESSNLKRVTTVTPCMWNGINRPCYLFARKFLPETLDKMIELFPSYMTF